A region of the Geomonas subterranea genome:
CGCCGGCGGCATCGTAGATCGCCATGACCACCTCCGCCTCCGGGGGATCGAACTTGAGCACCTGTCCGACCACGCGAAGCTCGGTTTCTGTGGGCACCGGCTTCAGAAAGCGGACGCTGATCTCACGAGTGACGCCCAGCCTGCCGTGGCGTGCGAAAAGCGCATATGCCGCCGCCTCGTCCATGAGCGCGGAGATGATCCCCCCGTGCACCATGCCGTCGAACCCGCAGTAGCTGGCGGGAACAGTGGTCAGGCAGGCGACACCGTCGGAAGTGTGGTGGAAGCGAAGCCCCAGGCCGTGGGGGTGCCCCTCGGAGCAGACAAAACAGGAACCGGGCCAGCGTCCCTGTACCGGCGGCAGGTTAAGAACGGACGCATGATGGTCCGCGTTACAGCACTCCTTCATCGATCCCTCCTGAAGATAAACGTGGTCCTGTGGATCTCAGCACCTCATGCAGCGGACATTTCCCTTTTCGCCCCAGCGGCGCAGTGCCTGGTTCAGTTGCTCCATCCCCTCTGCCATCGACCTGGCAAGGGCGAAACGAAACAGGGGCGCCAGCATCCCGCAAAACTCGGATTCCAGCCGGACCTTAAGACGCTCGTGATCAACAAGCTCGAGGCTGCAGGAAAAGGTCCAGGAAAGAAAAAACCGCCCCCCAAAGGTACTGCGCCACGACAGCACCCCTCCCCCTATAGTGACCAGGGTCGCCTGCACGGCGAAAGGATCTATCCCGGGGAGATGGACCACGAGTTCGTGGGCGCCTCCTACCGTCCCGGGTCCGGCAAACTTCGGGAACAGGGGATTCCACTGCGGATAAAGGGCAAAGTCGCTAAGGAGTTCCCACACCCTCTCCCTGGTCGTCTGCAGAACTGTTTCGGAATGGATAGGTTTCATGCAGCCTCTGAACCAGTCAAGTCACAAGACCTGCAACTTTACTATTTTTCGGCACCGGATGCCATATTTGTTTGTATACAAAGGGCAAAAAGTTTGGACTGGGCAAACAAAAAGCCGCCCATTTGGGCGGCTTTCGTGGAAACATTCTTTGAGCAGGCACTACCTTTGGAAGATGGATCCTTTTTCGATCTGGTTCTTGCGAATTTCGTATTCCTTCCTGTTGATCCTGCCTGCCCTGTAGTCATCCTCCACCTGCTGCATCTGCCGGTGGGCACTGTACTCGTAAGCGCCAACGCCTACCGCCGCGCCGCCCAGGGCACCGCCGACCGCGCTCCCTTCACGGGAGGCACACCCGGAGGCGAACGCACTCAACACCATGCTGATAAATAGAAGTATCCTTTTCATCTTGCACTCCTTTGGTCGTAGAATCTGGCATACCGCCCAAACCAGCATAGCACAAAGTTAAAATTTTCACATCCAATCCTGTTTAGGGCTCCTTCCCGGCAGGAGGTAGCTCTGGTGCCAGTGTGCTCACCCCGTTCTTCAGCGAGCATCAATAAGAGAGGCAGCCCGATGCCAAGGGTCGCATAGATGATGTGGAAGACAAAGGAAACGCCCATGAGGGCCCGGGCGGCGAGGAGGTTGTCCATGATGCCTCCGATTTAAAGGTTAAAAACCTTTTAAGTGTCCCGATCGGAGAGGCGTTGTCAAGAAACGGTCGCGGGCGTACCGCATCAATCTTTTTTTTCTTGCGCGCTGAAAAAATCATGGCAACATTAACGCACGCCAATCAATTCAAATCCTGAAAAGGAGGACGCCAATGCCTCATAACGACCTTCCGCACGCGGAGATGGTAGCGAAGTCAGAAGAGGTACGTCAGGTGCTGACGCCGGAACTGTACGCCTACCTTATCTCACTAATTCCGACACCGGACCGGTATGCCGCCCTGCACACCCGGTTTGAGTCCAGTCTCACGGGCTATTTGAAAGGCATCCCGGAACAGGTGAAGGAGTGTGAAGAGGCGCGTGTCGAACTGAACCAGGCTATCACAGTCATCAACGGGTTCAGTAAAGCGGTAAGCCCCATAGACCCCACCGTGATGAACAAATTCAACGTTGCCCCGAAACCGGCAACAACCGCAGCGGCCGCTCCCTTGGTAGCTGCAGAGGACTTCAAGATCCACTTTGACAAACAAGGACAGCCTTACAGTTCGGTTTCCAAGCTTGCAGGAGCCAAAGGGTACGAAGTATGGTTCTGCGAAAGTGACCCCAGCATCGAGAGCAACTGGAATTTTCTGACCTGGTCTACGAATTGCCAAGGAATCTACCTGACCGGGTTGAACAGGACTAAAACCAACTACCTGAGGCTTAGGGGCAAGCGAGGCAATTCCCTGGGCCCGTGGTCCAACTTGGTGGTTTTACCATCCGTCTGATTTGCCTCCTCCCCCCTGGTTTGCCGCCAGGGGGGAGGCTGCACGTCCAACGTCACCTCCCTTCTCTCTCCGTAAAGAACAAACGAACATTCCCCTGATAGAAGTCAGTCCTAACCGCTTTGAGGCCAGATCACCAGCCAGCCTTCCCCCCGTGCTCCCCCACCAACAACGTCCTTATCGGCGGAAATCAAATCAGTGCTGGATTCGTTGAATTGGGATCAGATTGGTCGACTCAGAATGAGATGCGCCGAATTTGAACGACATTCGTTGAATTGGAACGGGATTCTTCGAATCTGAATCAGATTCGTCGAATTGGAACGGGATTCTTCGAATTGGAACGGGATTCGTCGAATTTGAACGGGATTCGTCGAATTTGAACGGGATTCGTCGAATTGGAACGGGATTCGTCGAATTTGAAACGGGATTCGTCGAATTGGAACGGGATTCGTCGAATCTGAACGAGATTCGTCGAATTGGAACGAGATTCGTCGAATCTGAACGGGATCCGTCGAATTGGAGCGGGATTCGTCGAATTGGAACGGGATTCGTCGAATCTGAACGAGATTCGTCGAATTGGAACGAGATTCGTCGAATCTGAACGGGATCCGTCGAATTGGAGCGGGATTCGTCGAATTTCAACTGGATTCCACGCACCTGAGCCAGACTCGCCTTTACCGGACGATTCGCGGCAGATACACTCAAAGAATAAAGTGTCCCAAATCATTCGACATATGTCCCTCGGGCCACTGGCAGGACCTGAAGCAATTGATGATAATATCGCCATATCGACTAAAGGAGGCAACAGATGAAGTTCATGCAGGTTCGCAACGACACAGCCAGGATCGAATACGGCGGCAAGAGATTTCTGATCGACCCGGTTTTCGCGGATAAAGGCGCATACCCGGCCTTCGCGGGAACGGTCAACGGGCATCTGCGCAACCCGCTGGTGGACCTGCCGGTTCCCGTGGAGACGCTGCTCGATGTTGACGCCGTTATCGTCACCCACACCCATCTCGACCACTGGGATGATGCCGCGAAAAATCAAATACCGAAGCAGATGCCGGTCTTCGCGCAGAACGAAAAAGATGCCGCAGGACTCCGGGGGGCTGGCTTTACCGACGTCACCGTTATCACAGAGCAAACCGATTTCGCCGGCATCACTCTCATAAAAACATCCGGACAGCATGGCAGCGACGCGGCCATGGCGAAACTGGGAGATCGTTTGGGAGAGGTATGCGGAGTGCTCTTCCGTCATCCCGACGAGAACCCCCTCTATCTCGCCGGCGACACCGTCTGGAACCGGCATGTGGCTGACGCACTGCGGGAGTACAAGCCGGGCGTTATCGTCCTGAACTGCGGGGATGCCCAGATTATCGGGATCGGCTCCATAATCATGGGGAAGGAGGACGTATATGAAGTCTGGAAAGCAGCGCCGGACGCCACCATCATAGCAAGCCACATGGAGGCCATGAACCACGCGGTGCTGTCACGTAAAGAATTGCGTGACTTCCTGAAGGAAAATGGCATGATGCAGCGAGTGCTGGTGCCTGAGGACGGAGAGACCTGCGAGTTGTAAGCCGTGTCAGGCGCGGTTAATCTGGGAGCAGTGCGAGAGGATCACATGTCGGTTCCGTCTGTTGCAGTCGTCGCCATCAACCACTTCAGCCCCTTTCACTTCTCGGTGCCGTGCATCATCTTCGGCGACATTCTGCCCGGTCAGAAGCTCTTCGATCTAAAGATCTGCGCGGGTGAACCGGGCCCGCTGCACTCGCGCCAGGGTTTCAGCATCGAGACCTCCTTCGGGCTGGAAGCCCTGGAGCAGGCCGACATCGTCATCGTCCCCTACTGGCGCGATCCCGCAGAGAGGCCCAACCAGGGATTGCTCGACGCCCTTAGGGCTGCCTACAAGCGGGGCGCGCTAGTGGTGGGACTCTGCCTGGGGACCTATGTACTTGCCTATGCCGGTTTGCTCGATCAGCGCCGGGCTGGTACCCACTGGGAGTTCGAGCAGGACTTCGTCAGCCGCTTCCCGAACGTGCAGTTGGACACCAACGCCCTCTACGTCGAGGACGACAGGTTAGTGACCTCAGCCGGAACCGCGGCAGGTCTCGACTGCTGTCTGTACCTGGTGCACAGGGAGCATGGCCGGGCCATCGCCAACAAGGTGGCCAGGCGCATGGTCATCCCGCCGCACCGCGAGGGGGGGCAGGCGCAGTTCATAGAGCAGCCCGTCCCCCTTTCCACCCGCGACGCCAACGTCAACAAACTGCTCGAGTATCTGCGGAACAACCTCGGCAAGGCGTACAGCCTGGACGAGTTGGCCGATCACAGCCTGATGAGTCGCCGTACCTTCACGCGGCACTTCCAGAAGGCCACCGGCATGTCGTCGGCGCCTGGCTCATGAGCGAGCGCCTGCAGCGGAGCCAGGAGTTGTTGGAGACTACCGGCCACTCCATAGAAACAATAGCCGAGTTGGTCGGCTTCCAGTCCGCCGCTTACCTGCGCCAACACTTCCGGGCGAGGTTCAACGTCACCCCCACCGAATGGCGCAAAACCTTCCAGTCCGCCAGCCTCAATGCCTGACGTTGCAACGTTTCCTGGTCTCTAAGTAGGTACTTCGGAGGATCCGGCACCAACCGAACTGCTGCCACAAAGCACTGCACGAGCCCCAGCGTCCCCCCCCTTTAGCGAAGGGGGGACAGGGAGGATTTGTCTTACACCAGACCTTAAAATGAAAGCAGGTAACCCCATGTTCATAGGTCACTTCGCCGTCGGCCTTGGCGCCAAAGCAGCAGCCCCCAAGACATCGTTAGGCACCCTCTTTCTGGCATCCCAGTTCGTGGACCTACTCTGGCCCACCCTGCTCCTGTTGGGTTTCGAGCGAGTCCACATCGCCCCAGGCATTACCAGTGTCACTCCCCTCGATTTCGAATGGTATCCCATCTCCCACAGCTTGTTGGCCGTCACCGGCTGGGCGGTGCTTGTCGCCCTGGTTTACCAGGCAGCAAGAAAGTATACCCCTGGCGCGATTGTCTTGGGCTTGGCCGTCCTGAGTCACTGGTTCCTGGATCTCGTGGTACACCGTCCCGACCTGCCGCTTGTTCCCGGCGGCAGTATGAAAGTAGGCATGAACCTTTGGAACTCCCTGGCCGGGACCTTTATTGTCGAAATGGGACTCTTTGCTGTTGGGCTGGTGCTCTATCTGAGGAAGACCAACGCGAGGGATGCCGTCGGCAGGTGGGGACTATGGGCGCTGATAGTTTTGCTGATGGGTATTTACTTGGGCAACCTCTTCGGCCCTCCCCCACCCAGCGTCGCTGCCATCGCCTGGGTAGGTCAGTCCCAATGGTTGCTCGTCCTGTGGGGCTACTGGGTGGACAGGCACAGAACGGCGATCGAGCCAGCGCTTCGAAGTGCTTACACCTAATCGCCATCGAGATTGCAACCTTGCAAGCCCTGACCCCAGACTCCCACAGTCTTAACCGGATTCGAGTGGTTCCAGTAGCACAAACCAAAATAGCCTCGCGGCGGGAACCGAAAGGCTATTTAGGTGGAATAAAGAGATTATGGGTTACATCATTGATTGCGCACTTTCCAACATTGCAAGCTTGGCCTCAGTTTCCTTATTCCCAAGTCGCCATCAAGGTTTCACCAAGATAGGCTACTGAGATCGGTCCAATGGCAGAGATAATGTGGTCGCTGTTGAGTTTCCTCTCTGCACCGTCTTCATGACCGATGCAGTCA
Encoded here:
- a CDS encoding MBL fold metallo-hydrolase — protein: MKFMQVRNDTARIEYGGKRFLIDPVFADKGAYPAFAGTVNGHLRNPLVDLPVPVETLLDVDAVIVTHTHLDHWDDAAKNQIPKQMPVFAQNEKDAAGLRGAGFTDVTVITEQTDFAGITLIKTSGQHGSDAAMAKLGDRLGEVCGVLFRHPDENPLYLAGDTVWNRHVADALREYKPGVIVLNCGDAQIIGIGSIIMGKEDVYEVWKAAPDATIIASHMEAMNHAVLSRKELRDFLKENGMMQRVLVPEDGETCEL
- a CDS encoding PaaI family thioesterase, translated to MKECCNADHHASVLNLPPVQGRWPGSCFVCSEGHPHGLGLRFHHTSDGVACLTTVPASYCGFDGMVHGGIISALMDEAAAYALFARHGRLGVTREISVRFLKPVPTETELRVVGQVLKFDPPEAEVVMAIYDAAGGQRLAEGRTSWSFPRLSRIAALAGVEEDVLQSFLDDCQRVS
- a CDS encoding metal-dependent hydrolase, translating into MFIGHFAVGLGAKAAAPKTSLGTLFLASQFVDLLWPTLLLLGFERVHIAPGITSVTPLDFEWYPISHSLLAVTGWAVLVALVYQAARKYTPGAIVLGLAVLSHWFLDLVVHRPDLPLVPGGSMKVGMNLWNSLAGTFIVEMGLFAVGLVLYLRKTNARDAVGRWGLWALIVLLMGIYLGNLFGPPPPSVAAIAWVGQSQWLLVLWGYWVDRHRTAIEPALRSAYT
- a CDS encoding SRPBCC domain-containing protein — protein: MKPIHSETVLQTTRERVWELLSDFALYPQWNPLFPKFAGPGTVGGAHELVVHLPGIDPFAVQATLVTIGGGVLSWRSTFGGRFFLSWTFSCSLELVDHERLKVRLESEFCGMLAPLFRFALARSMAEGMEQLNQALRRWGEKGNVRCMRC
- a CDS encoding cytochrome ubiquinol oxidase subunit I gives rise to the protein MDNLLAARALMGVSFVFHIIYATLGIGLPLLLMLAEERGEHTGTRATSCREGALNRIGCENFNFVLCWFGRYARFYDQRSAR